The genomic DNA TGGTCGGTGGCGATGATCTCGGGCCTGACCTGCGCGTTGCGTTCGATACTGTTCGCGACGGGCGTGGCGCAGGCCGACTTCCTGTTGCAACCAACCACCTGGAACATCGTGTTCATGACGCTGGGCGTGCTGGCGATGCCGTGCCTGACGCTGGGCACCATCATGATCATCCACGACCGTATGCTGGCCGATCGCGAGCACGAGGCCAGCACCGATTTCCTGACCGGGCTGATGTCGCGCAAGGCCTGGTGGCTGCAGGCCGAACGCTATTGCGCCCAGGCGCTGCGCACGCGGCGGCCGCTGTCGCTGCTGTTGCTGGACATCGATCATTTCAAGCGCATCAACGACACCCACGGGCACGCCGCCGGCGACGCCGTGCTGCGCCATTTCGGCCTGCTGGCAACGGCCACGCTGCGCACCGGCGATCACCTGGGCCGGGTGGGGGGCGAGGAATTCAGCGTGCTGTTCGCCGACATGCGCAGCGACGCGGTGCTGGAGGTGGCGCAACGGCTGCTGGATTCGGTGCGGCGCACGCCCTGCGCCCACGGCGGCAGTACCATTGCGTATACCTTCAGTGCCGGGGTGGTGGACTGGTTGCCGGGCGAGAACCTGCAGGCGTTCTTCGAGCGCGCCGACCGCATGCTGTACGCGGCCAAGCAGGCCGGACGCAATCGCGTGCTGGGGCCGGGCATGCACCAGGCCGAGCGCGCGCCGCTGCCGGTGGCCGCCTGACCTGGCGTTGCGCCCGGCGGGGCGGCGTGGCGATACGGTTCAGCTGTCCTTGCGCGAGGCGCGCGTATCGTGCTTCATGATGCGTTCTTTCTCGCGTTGCCAGTCTTTCTCGCGCGCCGTGTCGCGCTTGTCGAACAGCTTCTTGCCGCGCCCCAGCGCGAAATCCAGCTTGATGCGGCCGTTCTTGTAGTGCAGGTTGAGCGGCACCAGCGTGTAGCCGCGCTGCTCGACCTTGCCGATCAGCTTGCTGATTTCCTCGGCCTTGAGCAGCAGCTTGCGCGTGCGCATGGCGTCGGGGTGGATGTGGGTGGAAGCGGTGGGCAGGGGGCTGACGTGCATGCCCAGCAGGAACAGTTCGCCATCGCGCACGATGACGTAGCTTTCCTTGAGCTGCACGCGGCCGTCGCGGATCGCCTTGACCTCCCAGCCCTGGAGAACCAGGCCGGCTTCGTAGCGGTCTTCGATGAAGTAGTCGTGCGTGGCCTTGCGGTTATCGATAATGCTCATCTTGTGGGGCCCAATATGCCCGTTTGTTCTTCGTTTGTGCCC from Achromobacter xylosoxidans includes the following:
- a CDS encoding GGDEF domain-containing protein, translated to MIAPVHLLSIAVLTGVLSLCVLGSLARSGMAGIRETIRANLLTLLAFFLFGLQATEAPRWASILLPNMLISLALCAYYTGVRRLLGQRVPRRLMGVACAAAWLALVGYTYLDSQVAPRIVAMSTLQMGFMFAVAVAVARGVPANRSRYSYYFVWSVAMISGLTCALRSILFATGVAQADFLLQPTTWNIVFMTLGVLAMPCLTLGTIMIIHDRMLADREHEASTDFLTGLMSRKAWWLQAERYCAQALRTRRPLSLLLLDIDHFKRINDTHGHAAGDAVLRHFGLLATATLRTGDHLGRVGGEEFSVLFADMRSDAVLEVAQRLLDSVRRTPCAHGGSTIAYTFSAGVVDWLPGENLQAFFERADRMLYAAKQAGRNRVLGPGMHQAERAPLPVAA
- the smpB gene encoding SsrA-binding protein SmpB: MSIIDNRKATHDYFIEDRYEAGLVLQGWEVKAIRDGRVQLKESYVIVRDGELFLLGMHVSPLPTASTHIHPDAMRTRKLLLKAEEISKLIGKVEQRGYTLVPLNLHYKNGRIKLDFALGRGKKLFDKRDTAREKDWQREKERIMKHDTRASRKDS